One Klebsiella electrica genomic window, CCACAAACGGTACCCTGAGATCCTAAATCATCTGTAACCCATTCAAAGACGGTTCGAGAGTAATAATCTAAGCCGCGTACCAGACGTGGGTTAATTTTATAGGTAATGCCGGCGTTATCTAAAATCGTCCGCAGGGTATCAAAATGCTGACGAGACTCCGCACCTAAAAAATCAAGCAGACGTGGAGCTTGTTCGATAACGTTCTGAAGGTCAGGATTTTTACTGTCGAGAATACGTAATGGGTTAATGGCAAGGCGTTTTACGCTATCTTCGTCGAGCAGAGTGGTATGCTGAGTGAACCATTTGACCAGCTCTTCGCGATGCGTCTGCCGTTCTGCGGAGGTGCCGAGTGAGTTTATTTCAAGGCGGACGTTCTGCGTAATATTTAAATCTTCAAAGAGATCCCGGACCATAAAAATGAGCTCGGCATCCACGTCGGCGCCGGACATACCGAATGCTTCTATGCCAAATTGTGTAAACTGACGTAAGCGGCCTTTTTGCGGGCGCTCATAACGAAACATTGGTCCTTGATACCACAAACGCTGTGACTTGTTATAGCACATATTATTTTCCAGCACTGCACGCATACAGCCGCTGGTTCCTTCAGGCCTGAGAGTGATATGTTCACCACTTTTATCTTTGAAATCATACATTTCTTTTGAGACGATATCGGTCGCTTCGCCCACAGCCCGTTCGAACAGCGTCACGGGTTCGAGCAGTGGCAACCGCATCTCCTGATATCCGTAACGAAATGCCATATGGTGGAGCTTTCTTTCCAGCCACTGCCACATGGGGGTTTCATCCGGAAGAACGTCTCTCATACCTCGTATAGCCTGGATCTTGCTCATGACAACTCCTTATTTAAATGAGAAAAAGATGGTTTTGTTGGGCGCGTTTCCGAGACGTCATTTTTTTGACGATGACGCCTGGCAATGTAGAAAAGATAAAGAGGGAGAGTGGCCAGCTGTAAAACGATTCCCCATACTACCGTCGCCGGGCTTTCTGTTATAAGGGCTAACGTGATAAAACAAAGCGCAACGAAGCTGAGGCAGCAGTAGCAATAGAAGTTTGTATGTTTCTTCTGGCGATTGATGACCATCATTACCGGGAGTGAGATGGCGGCAAAAGCGTAGGGTAGAAGGCTGGCAGTGATGGCCAGGGTAATAATGGTTTTGAACTGGCTTTGTAAATCGGGTGACAGCGTTAACAGCAGGAGCAGGGTCATCAAAGATGCAGTGAAAACGAGCCCTGCCCACGGAACACCATGGCGATTTATTCGTGCAAAAAAATCCGGTAAAAGTCCATCCTCTGCGGCGGCTCTGGGGACTTCTGTCTGGAGAATTTGCCAGCCAGGCATCGCGCCAAGACAGGCGATAACCACCATAGCGGAAATCAGAGAGCCAGCGACTTTCCCCCACATCGCGGCAGCGCTGTCGGCAAAGGGGGATGATGAATTCACCAGAACATCATGTGGCAGTATGCCCATCATGACATTGGTGGATGTGGCATAGCATAAACCTGCAATGGCTAAGCCCAGTAAGGTCGCCAGAGGGACTGTACGACGGGGATTTTTTACCTGCCCAAAAGAGACTGATGCCGATTCAATACCAAGGAATCCCCATAACGATATCATGGCGGCGTTAATAATGGCCTGCAGGTCGCTATGGTTACTGACATTCCAGCTTATCTGATAACGCCCGGCATCAAAATGCCACCAGCCCAGCATACCAATGCTCAGGATGGCCACCACCATGCACCCACCGGTAAACAGCTGAGCGTACCCCACCAGCTTTGCACCTCTTAATCCCCACAGGACAGAGAGCCACAACAAGATAATACAAGCGCTGGTGCCGTAGAGGGGGTTATGCAGTGCGGGGAAGAAATAGGAGAGATAGCCCACGCCGGCAAGTAGCAAGGCACAATTGCCAGTCCAGGTTGAAAGCCAGTAAAACAGGGTCATTTGCAGGCCAACGAAAGGGCCAAAACTCGCCGTTATGCTGGCAATAATTCCCCCATTTCGGGGAAATAACACGCTCATTTTGCAAAAAATGAGCGCCAGTGCAGTAATGGCTAAAAAGGCAACCCCCCATCCCCACACGGAAATCGCACCGATACGTGCGAGCGTGGCGGGTAGCATAAAGACACCGCTTCCCATCATATTTGATGCTGTCATCACGGTCAGGGCAAGCAGGCCCATCTGATTGGTTCTCGCGCAGCATTTATCCATGCCAGTCCCCATTAGGTGGATGATGAAAAACAGTCGCAGCGGAGCCTGATGACTCTCCGGCTAATGTCTCAGGCACAATTTTGTCGTTACAACATATCGACAAAGCGGTAATCTGAATTAAGGCTCCGTAGAAACAGAGCCTGAAGGACGCACCGATAAAGATTGGTCTCGGCATCGGTGACGTCTGTCCTGGAGGGCAGTGAGTGATTATCACTGCCCTTTTACTATGCGGCCTGTTTTTTCAGGTCGGTTATCACGTCATCAATCAGTGCATCAATTTTGCTGGAATCAAGGTGATGCGCGGTGGCGATGAGATGGGCAATATCGCCGGATGTGGCCAGACAGTGTTTCTTCCAGACGGCCTCTGATGGGCAAGGGAAGACGACGGTGATGGAGTTTTTGTTGCGCCAGGCATCAATCCCAGCGGACTGGAAACGGTCAACGGCATATTGCGCCATATTCAGGCTACGTTCGATGCGGCGCTGCCATTCATCCCATGAGTGGCTACGGATTGCTTCCCACAGCATCAGTGGAGTGTGGCCGTTACGTGAGCCAGAAATGGTTTTATCGTGAGCAGAAATATAATCAATCTCTACAGAGATCCGATCGACATTTTTCTTTTTGGCAACAACAATGCCGCAAGGAATCGGTGAACCAATCATTTTGTGTCCGGAAACACCAATGGAATCAATGCCATCTGCGAAATTAAACGGCTGTGGATTATCAACAAAAGGTAAGATCATGCCGCTAAGTGCGGCATCCGCATGGAGATAATAGTCTTTGCGTTCAATCCCCAACTCTTTAATTGATTGTTGAATTGTTGCGATATTGTCAATCGCTCCGCGAACGGTAGTCCCGATATTTGCGAAAATAATGGGGTGTTTTTCATTGTCGTGTTTGATTTTTTTTATTAAATCGGCGTAATCCATCTCACCATTGAACTGCGATTCAACAAGCGTCGATTTTATACGCAACAGTTTGACGATTTTCGCCACCGAGTAATGAGTATCTTTTGAGTAGTACAAAGTACCGTTGGGGAAAATCTCCCGGCCGAGATAGCAGCCAAACATATTGCCTTCGGTACCCCCATTGGTGACATACCCCCAGCTTTCTTCAAACGGAATTTCGAACAGTTGAGCGAAGTACTCCATAACCTCTTTTTCGAAATCAAATGAGTTTAATAAATAGTTGCAGTATTCTCCCCAGTCGCCACAGTTGTTGATTGAGAAGCGCATGAAGCGTTCAAGGATGGTGTAATCAAAATCTGCAGATTCAGGGTATCCGATATTAAAATATTGGTTTTTTACACAATATGACCAGAAAGAATCAAGTTTATTTTGATCGCTAATAGATAATGTCATTTTAAACTCCTTGGTGTTCTTATTTATATATCTGGGTTTACTTGTCTAAATAGAGAATGGTTTGGCCTTTTTTACTTTTTCCTGCAGCCACGAAAGAAAATAAAGGAATGGTCACCATCATCATGAGTATTCCCCAGAACATGGAGTCGCTACCTGATCCCAGTAAGGCGAAAATACAGTAGATAATGCCAATGACCACCAGCGTGCAGTAAAACATAAAAGTGCTGCCGCGATTTATTTTCTTTGATACAAGAATAATAGGTAAGGAAATCAATGCATACATATATGGGAGCAAAGAAGCGAATACTGACATTAAGATAATGACTTCAAACTGCTTAGCGAGGTTTGGTGAGGCAGTAAGCAATAATACAATGCTCATCAGAATGCCGGTGAAAATAAGGCTTTTCATCGGTACATCCTGCTTATTGGTGTCAGAGAAAAATTTCGGAAACAGTCCTTGTTGAGCACCGGCACGTGGTCCTTCTGACTGCAAAATGAGCCAACCTGAGATAGAACCAAAGCAAGCAATGATACTCAGGGCGGAGGCAACATTACCCGCCATATTGCCGAACATGTAGCGAGCGGCGTCTGCGAATGGTGCAGCCGAGGAGATCAGAACATGATGCGGAACGAGGCCCATTATGACGGTGCAGCTACCGACATAGCACACAGAGGCAATAAGCAGGCCCATCACCGTCGCACGAGGTACAGTGCGCTCCGGATTTTCAACTTGCCCTGTTGAGACGACCGCTGACTCAATTCCTAAGAATCCCCAGAGTGCAATAGAGGATGCAGAAATAATTGCCGAGGAATTACTGCGGCCGGTTGCGTTATAAACTTCGGAATACATTTCTGGGTTAAACCAGAACCAACCAATCAATCCTACACCTAAAATAACGATAAGGCCACAGGTTGCGGTAAAGGACTGTGCCCGACCGGCGACCTTCGCACCGAAACTAGCAAGGAACACAAAGGCCCACAAAATAATAATGGCGGCGATACAGCCATAGGCTGGGTTTTTTAATTCAGGGAAAAAGAAACTTAGATATCCAACGCCTGCAACCAGTAAGGCAACATTACCAACCCAGGCACTTATCCAATAACAGATGGTAGTTTGAAAGCCGATAAATGGTCCAAAAGCATCGCTGGCATAGGCAACAATCCCTCCCGTTCGCGGTGTAATCAGGCTGGTTTTAGCAAAAACTAATGCGAGGGCGATAACCCCGATAATGGTAAATACCCATCCCCATATTGAGATAGAACCAATGCCTGCCAGGTTAGTTGGTAACATAAATACACCTGATCCCATCATGTTCGATGCGGTCACTAATGTCAGGGCAATGACTCCCATTTTATGAGCAGAGCCTGAGCTAACTGTTCCCATAATGGTTTCCTGTTAATTTGAATTTTAGAATAAGTGAAAGTTCGTGCTGAATGCGGGGGTATTTTTATCAACGAGGAGGTGTTTTTTTGTGATGAGGGTCAAAAATGAGTATTAAGTAGATTATTGAACACTGAAGATTTGATGTTTATTTGTTCAATTGCATCACAATTGACTCTGTCACCTTTTATTTAAACTATTTGTGCTTTTCTTTTATAATAAACGTGTACTGCCTGGGGAGGATTAAAGCCGCTGCAGCAGAAGCTGTGTTAAATAATATGAATTTATGTACTTATTTGTGGATTGTTTTGTTTCTTTTTAATAGGTTTATTTACTTTCGCGGATTAGTCTTAAACAGTAATTCCCTTCGCTGTTGTTGGGCCGGATCGCGATGGTTACGTTCATGCCAACCATACTTTTGGTAAAACCGGACATGGCTCGCGGTGGCGCGGCGATGCGCATTCCGTCAGCCATCTTCCCTGGCCGACTCAGTACCACAGCTACCATGTCGCTGACCACCGTCAGGGTCAGAAAAAGTCGTGCCGCCGCATGGGTGACGCTACGCTCATCGAGCAGGGCATCCAGCGCTTTCGGCAGATTCAGATCGAGGTTTCTGATATCAGATATCATGATGGCGGTCTGCCGCCGCGATAAGTCACATTATGGTGTGCCGGGGAGTCGACAGCGCGCAAATTCCCATTATGATAGTGGGGCTGCGGTAGACTGTGAGGAAGCATGATCTGGTTAGGATTAGCCACGCTGGTGGTTGTATTTGTTGTCGGTTTTCGGGTGCTTACCTCTGATTCACGCCGTGCTATTCGCCGCCTGAGCGAACGGTTAGCCATTACCCCGGTGCCGCTGGAGTCAATGATCGATCAGCTGGGAAAAACCGCCGGAAATGAGTACCTTCATTACCTTGAGCGCCCCAATGAGGCACATCTGCAAAACGCCGCCCAGGTCCTGCTGATCTGGCAGGTGGGGATTGTGGATAGCAGTGAACAGAACCTGCACTACTGGTATCGCCAGATGCAAAAAGCCCGCCTGGCTGCGCCGATTACCGATGCGCAGATCCGTCTGGCACAAGGGTTTCTGCGCGAGCTGGACCCGGAGCTGAGCGAAATTGTCACCCTGCAGCAGCGCTATAACGCGCTGTTTTTACCCGAAGACGGCGTGCACTGGCTGCATTGATATCGCGGCACGTGCTAATGACCATCAACGATGGTCATTAGATTGATATCCCGCTCGCCCGAACGGATGACTGACCTAGTTAAATCAAATGGTTACGAGGTTTTTCAGGGCGCAGCCAATGCGACGACGCGCCATCGTCTGACCGGCTCGCCATCCCCGCGCCGACAATAATTAAGCCTGGAACTGGCAAAGCGTTAAATTAGTCACACACAAAATGTTACACTGCACAGCTTTTACGCTATTTAACCTTGCAGGTAACTGATGACCCCTCTGAATGAAGCCAAACAACACGCCAGCGAGCTCGCGCGGCCAAACTGGTCGGCGGTCTTCGCGGTGGCCTTCTGCGTAGCCTGTCTGATTACCGTTGAGTTTTTACCGGTGAGTTTGCTTACGCCAATGGCCCAGGATCTGGGGATCTCTGAAGGACTGGCCGGTCAGTCGGTCACGACCACGGCGTTTGTGGCGATGTTCGCCAGCCTGTTTATCACCTCGATGATTCGCAGTACCGATCGCCGCTATGTGGTGATCCTCTTCCCTGTGCTGCTGACGGTATCCTGTCTGCTGGTCTCTTTCGCCAATAGTTTTGCGCTGCTGCTGCTGGGCCGGGCCTGTCTCGGACTGGCGCTGGGTGGCTTCTGGGCGATGTCCACCTCGCTGACGATGCGCCTTGTTCCGACGCGGGTGGTGCCAAAAGCGCTGTCGGTTATCTTTGGTGCGGTGTCGATTGCGCTGGTTATTGCCGCGCCGTTGGGTAGCTTTCTGGGGGGCGTTATCGGCTGGCGTAACGTCTTTAATGCGGCGGCGGTGATGGGCGTGTTCTGTACGCTGTGGGTGTTGAAGGTGCTGCCCTCTTTACCCGGCGAAGCGCCGCATCAACAGCAAAATATGTTCAGTCTGCTGAAACGCCCCGGCGTGATGGCCGGGATGTGCGCCATTTTTATGGCCTTTGCCGGACAGTTTGCCTTTTTTACCTATATCCGCCCGGTCTATATGACTCTGGCCGGTTTTGATGTTGATGGCCTGACGTTAGTCTTGCTGAGCTTCGGCATTGCCAGCTTTATCGGCACCTCGCTGTCGTCGGTGATCCTCAAGCGCTCGGTGAAGGCGGCCTTAACGGCTGCTCCGCTGGTCCTGGCGACAAGCGCGACGGTGCTGGTGCTATGGGGGGAAAGTCAGGTGGTGGCGTCGGCGGTGGTGGTCATCTGGGGCTTTGCGTTTGCATTGATTCCGGTTGGGTGGTCAACGTGGATTACCCGCTCGCTCTCCGACCAGGCGGAAAAAGCCGGCTCGATCCAGGTGGCGGTCATTCAGCTGGCCAATACCTGCGGCGCGGCGGTAGGTGGCGTGGCGCTGGATCATCTTGGCCTGCTATCGCCGCTGGTGATTTCCGGCGCCTTGATGCTGTTGACCGGCCTGCTGGTGGCTGTCAAAGTCCGGGTGTAGTCGGGGCGCTCAAAACCCCGGCCGCATGACGCTGACCGGGGCAGGAGAGCGAACCTACGGGCGTTAATCCCCAGCAAGTCGCCCGGGTCAGGCGGTGACCCGGGCGCTGATTTTAGAACCACGCCTCAAACATGCCGCCGACGTTCAGCGAATCCAGCTGGTTGTCCTGGGTGCCGTTCACCTTCGCCGTGCGTTTGTTGTCGACCTGACCACCGGTGACGTAGAAACGCAGCATCGGACGGAACTCCGGCCCCATGCCGATGGCGATGTTCTGCGACAGCGTCAGTTTCCAGCCGTGGTTATCCCCGCCCCGATCGTAGTCAACGCGCTGATAGCCCGCTTCCAGCCAGGTCGAATGCACGTCGTTCCAGAAGTACATCGGACGCACGATGGCGCCGTAGTTCTTCCGGTTGTCGGTGTTGTCCTTGCTGTTGTCATAGTCGTGGAAGGCCAGCAGGTACTCGACCTGCGCCTGCTGAGTAAACTTGTGCAGCCCTTCGAAGCTGGCGTAAACCGTCGTCAGGTCGTCTGTTTTGTTATAGACGCTGTTATCTGAGTTATCCGAGTAGCGCAGAATCACTTTGTTCACGCCGCTGTCGTTGGTATGGCTCAACACCAGGCCGCCCTGCCAGGCGTTAAGGCGGGCATCGTTATCCACCGCTTTGGAATCAAAACCGTAGTTAGCATAGACCTCGACATCGATCGGGCCGGCTTTCATATTGTGAATTTTCGAGGTCAGCGCGTAGTGGCCGCTGTCGCCGGTATCAGACCCGCCGGTACAGGTAATGCGCGAGGGGTTAGATTCATCCCCCATCACTTCCGGGCTACAGGATTTCACCTGCGACACCGCCGCCACGTCGAACTGCACGCCGCCGATATCGAAGTTTTTCACCCCGGCGCCCTGGCCGTCGTGGTTCATCCAGAAGTAGTCGTTGATGCCCTGTTGCGGACGTTGATGGAAGTCACGACCGGCCCAGATGTAGGCGTTCGGATTGGATTCCAGCACGTTGGTGACGCCAACGTAGGCTTTTTTCAGGTTAACTTCGTCGCTCCAGTGGTCGAACATGACGTTGAGATCCCAGATAGCCCCCTGGCTGCTCTTAAAGGCTTTGGTTATCTGGAACTCGCCGCCGTTGCCTTCGTTGCCCAGACGGCCGATGGCCGAGGCGCCGTTATAGGAGCCATCGACGCCAACGAACTTCTGATCGCCGGTCTGGAACTGGGCGCCGTAGCGCGCGTAGCCGCTAAACTTCAGGCCGAACGGAATCGCCATATCCGGCGATGCGGCGGTAGTTTGCGGGTTGGTCATGACGTCCACTTTCTTATTGGCGGCGGCATCAATTTTCGCCTGGCGATCCGCCAGCGCCTTATCGACGGCTTTCGCCACAATGGCGTCAATTTGTTCCTGAGTAAACTCCTGGCCGAGTACGGAAATTGGGCACAGCGCGGCGATGACCGCCATTGCTAATGGCAGCATGGTTACAGTTTTCATAATTATCTCGCTTTTAATAATTCATCTATCCTAAATAGTTCGAGTTGCAGGACAAAACGGTTAACCGTTTTGAACAGCGCTTGCGCTGGCCCCGTAAGGGGCGAGGCCTTAGGCCGAGTAACGCGGCAAGGGAGTGAATCCCGATGAGCTTACTTTGGTAAGTGATTCGGTAAGCGAGCGCAGCCAACGCACATGCAGCTTGAAATATGACGGATATATTCAGATAATAGCCATTCCGCCAGAGTCAGCGGGTGTGTTTGTTTCGGGTACAGTTGTTTAAGGTTTATATAAATTAACGCTGGTACAAATGAATTAATTCCTCTGAAAATTCACGCGCCAGCAGTGAATTCATTAAATGATCCTGAGCATGCACCATAATTAACGTCATTGGCTGGCGCGCCTCACCGGCATTTACGCTAATTTCCATTAGCGCATCTTCTTGAATAATCATAATATTACCTGAGGTGATTGGTTTTTATTAAAGAATATAGCGAAAGTTCCTTTTTCGCATTATTCGAAGATAATAGTATTGTATTATTTAAATTTTGCGGAAAATACAGCGTCCGCGGTATTTCCCCTGATTACTGGCTGACAGTTTCGGCAACCGGTACGGTATTTTTTGCTTTTTCTACTTCAGTTTTCATTAAGGAGCGCTCATAGGCGCGCAGGAACGGCAGGTAGATAACGGCTGACATCGTCATGCAAATAAGGCACATGATGACCGGACTTAATGTCCAGTTAGCCGCCCACGAGGCGCCGACAGGAGCGGGCGTGGTCCAGGGCGTCAGCGAGACAACCTGGGTCAGCCAGCCAAGACGGGTTGCGCCATAGGCCAGGATGGCGTTGATCATCGGAACGAAAACGAACGGGATAAACATCATCGGGTTCATGATAATTGGCGCGCCAAACAGGATTGGCTCATTAATATTGAAGAAGCTCGGCACGATACCCATTTTGCCGATGGTACGCAGGTGCGCCACGCGGCTACGCAGCAGCAGGAACGCCAGCGGTAAGGTCGAGCCAACGCCGCCAATCAGCAGATAGTGGTCCCAGAAGCCTTGCAAATAAACGTGCGGCAGTGCGGCGCCGGCTGCCAGAGCCGCCTGGTTGGCCGACAGGTTCGCCATCCAGAACGGGTTCATAATCCCGGTGACAATCAGCGAGCCGTGGATCCCGGCAAACCAGAAAATCTGGCACATCAGCACGGAAAGCAGAATCGCGGGCAGGGAGTCGGAAGCCGATACCAGCGGTTCCAGCAGGTGCATAATCGCCTGCGGCAGAATCATACCGGTCTGGGCTTCAATAAACAGATTCAGCGGATGCAGGGTGCCAATCACCACCAGTACCGGGATCAGGATTTCGAACGAACGGGCGACGCCGGTGGGCACCTCTTTTGGCAGGCGAATGGTGATGTTGTTCTGTTTCAGCCACGCATAGACGCGGGTGGAGTAAATGGCGGTAATCAGCGCGGTGAAGATCCCCTGGCCTGACAGGTACTGCGTTGAGATTTTACCGTCGGCATAAGGGGCCGCTACCAGTAAAAAGGCCATAAATGCCAGCAGGCCGGACATCACCGGGTCGATTTGAAACTGGCGCCCCAGACTGGCGCCAATACCGACGGAGATAAAAAAGGTCATCACCCCCATGCTCAGATTGAACGGCAGCATCAGCTGTTCGCGGTACTGCTGCGAGAAATCCAGCCAGCCGCGGGCAAACCCGTTGGTGGTGTCCGGTGAAAACGGAGGAAAGATAAATACCAGCATGAAAGAGCCGATGATCATAAACGGCAATGCGGCAGTGAAGCCATCGCGAATGGCGATAACATACTTCTGCTGCCCAAGGCGTCCTGCCAGCGGAGTAATAGATTGCTCGATCACGGCAATCATGGACTGATACGGAGAGCTCATTTGCACACCTCTTATTGCGCCGGATGAATCAGCGACAGCGCATAATCCAGGACGTTATCTCCCCGTTGCATCCCGTAGTCCATGGTATTAATGGGCTGGACCGGAATATTCAGGGAGGCGGCTTTTTCTGACAACGTTTTCAACATGTATTTCACCTGCGGACCGAGCAGCACTACCTGGTAGCGCGGAAACTGCATGTCAAATTCGGAAACGCCGTAGGCGTCAATCTGCACCGGCAGGTTACGTTCTTTCGCCACGTCGACCATCTTCCTGACCAGTAAACTTGTGGACATCCCGGCAGAGCAGCACAGCATGATCTTGTACATCGACACTCATCCTCAAAATGTAAAAAGTTATTGCGTGGATGATTTGATATCAGGCGGAAACCGGTTTCCATTCATAAAAAACAGAACTGTGATGACTGTCAAGATCTTCCCCTTATGGCGCTAATTAATTGGATTCTGCTCACAGATTTCGGCCAGTTTGGCGATGTTTTTCCATGAAATGGAAAATCGGTTTCCAAATGAAAATGGAAACGGATATACTGGCGAAGGTTATAATTGAAGCGATTCAGGGCCGGGGATGTACAGGGATCGGACGGGCTCTGTCAGGGGATAATGATGTCTACAATCAATGATGTATCACGTTTAGCAGGGGTGTCCAAAGCCACCGTCTCTCGGGTGTTGAGCGGTTCGCGCGGAGTCAAAGAGGCCAGCCGTCAGGCGGTACTGCAGGCGGCAGAAGAACTCAACTACCGGCCCAATATGATAGCCCAGTCGCTGCTTAGCCAGAGCACCGGCTGTATCGGCGTGATTTGTGCCCAGGACAATATTAATCAAACGACCAGCTATCTGTATGCCCTGGAAAAACAGCTGAGTCTGCATCAGAAGCATCTGCTGCTGCGTTTTGCCAACACCCGCGCTGGCGTGATGAGCGCCCTCGAAGAGCTCAGCTGCGGCCTGTGCGATGATGTGTTGATCATCGGCGCGCGCTTTCCATTAAACATCGACCGGCCGGATGTGGCGCTGATTGACTGCCTGGAAAGCGATGGGGTGAACAATATTCAGTTTGACCACGCATTTGCGGCGGAAACGGCCTGTAACTACCTGATTAGCCAGGGGCGCCGGCAGATTGCGTTAATTCATCCTGAAGGAAGCGGCTTTGCCGA contains:
- the hisS gene encoding histidine--tRNA ligase, which codes for MSKIQAIRGMRDVLPDETPMWQWLERKLHHMAFRYGYQEMRLPLLEPVTLFERAVGEATDIVSKEMYDFKDKSGEHITLRPEGTSGCMRAVLENNMCYNKSQRLWYQGPMFRYERPQKGRLRQFTQFGIEAFGMSGADVDAELIFMVRDLFEDLNITQNVRLEINSLGTSAERQTHREELVKWFTQHTTLLDEDSVKRLAINPLRILDSKNPDLQNVIEQAPRLLDFLGAESRQHFDTLRTILDNAGITYKINPRLVRGLDYYSRTVFEWVTDDLGSQGTVCGGGRYDGLAELFSGKKLPACGFAIGIERLLLLLQTVYDGQNPQWQSAPDIAITCELNDGGVRAQMLACLLRRDLPGLNILTDCSGAKLKRQHQNALKSGCQYILTINNDEKLRLWNLRNNKQESMSIEQVKLQISEISHK
- a CDS encoding amino acid permease; its protein translation is MDKCCARTNQMGLLALTVMTASNMMGSGVFMLPATLARIGAISVWGWGVAFLAITALALIFCKMSVLFPRNGGIIASITASFGPFVGLQMTLFYWLSTWTGNCALLLAGVGYLSYFFPALHNPLYGTSACIILLWLSVLWGLRGAKLVGYAQLFTGGCMVVAILSIGMLGWWHFDAGRYQISWNVSNHSDLQAIINAAMISLWGFLGIESASVSFGQVKNPRRTVPLATLLGLAIAGLCYATSTNVMMGILPHDVLVNSSSPFADSAAAMWGKVAGSLISAMVVIACLGAMPGWQILQTEVPRAAAEDGLLPDFFARINRHGVPWAGLVFTASLMTLLLLLTLSPDLQSQFKTIITLAITASLLPYAFAAISLPVMMVINRQKKHTNFYCYCCLSFVALCFITLALITESPATVVWGIVLQLATLPLYLFYIARRHRQKNDVSETRPTKPSFSHLNKELS
- a CDS encoding histidine decarboxylase, which translates into the protein MTLSISDQNKLDSFWSYCVKNQYFNIGYPESADFDYTILERFMRFSINNCGDWGEYCNYLLNSFDFEKEVMEYFAQLFEIPFEESWGYVTNGGTEGNMFGCYLGREIFPNGTLYYSKDTHYSVAKIVKLLRIKSTLVESQFNGEMDYADLIKKIKHDNEKHPIIFANIGTTVRGAIDNIATIQQSIKELGIERKDYYLHADAALSGMILPFVDNPQPFNFADGIDSIGVSGHKMIGSPIPCGIVVAKKKNVDRISVEIDYISAHDKTISGSRNGHTPLMLWEAIRSHSWDEWQRRIERSLNMAQYAVDRFQSAGIDAWRNKNSITVVFPCPSEAVWKKHCLATSGDIAHLIATAHHLDSSKIDALIDDVITDLKKQAA
- the hdcC gene encoding histidine-histamine antiporter; amino-acid sequence: MGTVSSGSAHKMGVIALTLVTASNMMGSGVFMLPTNLAGIGSISIWGWVFTIIGVIALALVFAKTSLITPRTGGIVAYASDAFGPFIGFQTTICYWISAWVGNVALLVAGVGYLSFFFPELKNPAYGCIAAIIILWAFVFLASFGAKVAGRAQSFTATCGLIVILGVGLIGWFWFNPEMYSEVYNATGRSNSSAIISASSIALWGFLGIESAVVSTGQVENPERTVPRATVMGLLIASVCYVGSCTVIMGLVPHHVLISSAAPFADAARYMFGNMAGNVASALSIIACFGSISGWLILQSEGPRAGAQQGLFPKFFSDTNKQDVPMKSLIFTGILMSIVLLLTASPNLAKQFEVIILMSVFASLLPYMYALISLPIILVSKKINRGSTFMFYCTLVVIGIIYCIFALLGSGSDSMFWGILMMMVTIPLFSFVAAGKSKKGQTILYLDK
- a CDS encoding DUF1198 family protein; the encoded protein is MIWLGLATLVVVFVVGFRVLTSDSRRAIRRLSERLAITPVPLESMIDQLGKTAGNEYLHYLERPNEAHLQNAAQVLLIWQVGIVDSSEQNLHYWYRQMQKARLAAPITDAQIRLAQGFLRELDPELSEIVTLQQRYNALFLPEDGVHWLH
- the nepI gene encoding purine ribonucleoside efflux pump NepI — translated: MTPLNEAKQHASELARPNWSAVFAVAFCVACLITVEFLPVSLLTPMAQDLGISEGLAGQSVTTTAFVAMFASLFITSMIRSTDRRYVVILFPVLLTVSCLLVSFANSFALLLLGRACLGLALGGFWAMSTSLTMRLVPTRVVPKALSVIFGAVSIALVIAAPLGSFLGGVIGWRNVFNAAAVMGVFCTLWVLKVLPSLPGEAPHQQQNMFSLLKRPGVMAGMCAIFMAFAGQFAFFTYIRPVYMTLAGFDVDGLTLVLLSFGIASFIGTSLSSVILKRSVKAALTAAPLVLATSATVLVLWGESQVVASAVVVIWGFAFALIPVGWSTWITRSLSDQAEKAGSIQVAVIQLANTCGAAVGGVALDHLGLLSPLVISGALMLLTGLLVAVKVRV
- a CDS encoding carbohydrate porin, which encodes MKTVTMLPLAMAVIAALCPISVLGQEFTQEQIDAIVAKAVDKALADRQAKIDAAANKKVDVMTNPQTTAASPDMAIPFGLKFSGYARYGAQFQTGDQKFVGVDGSYNGASAIGRLGNEGNGGEFQITKAFKSSQGAIWDLNVMFDHWSDEVNLKKAYVGVTNVLESNPNAYIWAGRDFHQRPQQGINDYFWMNHDGQGAGVKNFDIGGVQFDVAAVSQVKSCSPEVMGDESNPSRITCTGGSDTGDSGHYALTSKIHNMKAGPIDVEVYANYGFDSKAVDNDARLNAWQGGLVLSHTNDSGVNKVILRYSDNSDNSVYNKTDDLTTVYASFEGLHKFTQQAQVEYLLAFHDYDNSKDNTDNRKNYGAIVRPMYFWNDVHSTWLEAGYQRVDYDRGGDNHGWKLTLSQNIAIGMGPEFRPMLRFYVTGGQVDNKRTAKVNGTQDNQLDSLNVGGMFEAWF
- a CDS encoding PTS sugar transporter subunit IIC; its protein translation is MSSPYQSMIAVIEQSITPLAGRLGQQKYVIAIRDGFTAALPFMIIGSFMLVFIFPPFSPDTTNGFARGWLDFSQQYREQLMLPFNLSMGVMTFFISVGIGASLGRQFQIDPVMSGLLAFMAFLLVAAPYADGKISTQYLSGQGIFTALITAIYSTRVYAWLKQNNITIRLPKEVPTGVARSFEILIPVLVVIGTLHPLNLFIEAQTGMILPQAIMHLLEPLVSASDSLPAILLSVLMCQIFWFAGIHGSLIVTGIMNPFWMANLSANQAALAAGAALPHVYLQGFWDHYLLIGGVGSTLPLAFLLLRSRVAHLRTIGKMGIVPSFFNINEPILFGAPIIMNPMMFIPFVFVPMINAILAYGATRLGWLTQVVSLTPWTTPAPVGASWAANWTLSPVIMCLICMTMSAVIYLPFLRAYERSLMKTEVEKAKNTVPVAETVSQ
- a CDS encoding PTS sugar transporter subunit IIB: MYKIMLCCSAGMSTSLLVRKMVDVAKERNLPVQIDAYGVSEFDMQFPRYQVVLLGPQVKYMLKTLSEKAASLNIPVQPINTMDYGMQRGDNVLDYALSLIHPAQ